In Aquimarina sp. TRL1, a single window of DNA contains:
- a CDS encoding DUF547 domain-containing protein, giving the protein MKAPRAVIFVSLFLLTFQSKAQTKFDHSIWDQILLLNVTKDGKVNYGGFMKDSSQLYEYFTLLSQNPPTEQWSKEEKLAYWINAYNAYTIKLVIDSYPISSIKDIKDPWNKKFFKINGEWYSLNDLEHKILRKMNDPRIHFAINCASFSCPVVWNRAYTGANVESALENQTKKFINDPLRNTITEDVVSVSKIFSWYKKDFKIDGKNVVDFINKYATTKIINQSKKGYKTYDWSLNE; this is encoded by the coding sequence ATGAAAGCCCCTAGAGCAGTTATATTTGTATCACTATTTTTATTGACCTTCCAGTCAAAAGCACAAACTAAATTTGATCATTCTATTTGGGATCAAATCTTACTTCTCAACGTCACTAAAGATGGGAAAGTAAACTACGGCGGTTTTATGAAAGATAGTTCTCAATTATATGAATATTTTACTCTTTTATCTCAAAATCCTCCTACAGAACAATGGAGCAAAGAGGAAAAATTGGCATATTGGATTAATGCCTATAATGCTTATACCATTAAACTGGTAATTGACAGCTACCCTATTTCAAGTATTAAAGACATCAAAGACCCCTGGAATAAAAAGTTTTTCAAAATCAATGGAGAATGGTACAGTCTTAATGACCTGGAACACAAAATTCTCAGAAAAATGAATGATCCCAGAATTCATTTTGCTATAAACTGTGCTTCTTTTTCTTGTCCCGTAGTATGGAATAGAGCCTATACAGGAGCTAATGTAGAAAGTGCCCTGGAAAATCAAACTAAAAAGTTCATAAACGACCCTCTTAGAAATACAATAACAGAAGATGTAGTCAGTGTTTCTAAAATCTTTTCCTGGTATAAAAAAGATTTTAAAATTGATGGAAAAAATGTCGTAGATTTTATCAATAAATATGCTACTACCAAAATCATCAACCAATCTAAAAAAGGATATAAGACCTATGATTGGAGTTTAAATGAATAA
- a CDS encoding TIGR04283 family arsenosugar biosynthesis glycosyltransferase, which yields MLKISIIIPILNEASTIDSLLDHLLSSAYKKENIQEILIADGGSTDGSQAVITAFKKSRNDRLIQLISSAKGRARQMNTAAALSRGAILYFLHADSFPPTAYDQHIIEQVQQQKLAGCFRMKFDDTHWWLRLAGWLTKFKYRACRGGDQSQFITRELFEELGRYNEAYTIYEDNDLINKLYARNEFVVIQKWLITSARKYHTNGVWKLQYHFWAIYVKKWLGASPEALYQYYKKHITG from the coding sequence ATATTGAAGATATCAATCATCATTCCTATTCTAAACGAAGCTTCTACTATTGATTCATTATTGGATCACTTACTATCATCTGCCTATAAAAAAGAGAACATACAAGAAATTCTTATTGCTGATGGGGGTAGTACAGATGGTTCACAGGCAGTGATTACTGCATTTAAAAAATCTCGGAATGACAGATTGATTCAACTAATCTCCTCTGCAAAAGGGCGCGCCAGACAAATGAATACTGCTGCTGCCTTATCCAGAGGAGCTATTTTATATTTCCTTCATGCTGATTCGTTTCCTCCCACAGCATATGACCAACATATTATAGAACAGGTACAGCAACAAAAACTAGCAGGGTGTTTCAGAATGAAGTTCGATGATACTCACTGGTGGCTTCGTCTTGCCGGATGGCTTACAAAATTCAAATACAGAGCATGCAGAGGCGGAGACCAAAGTCAATTTATTACCCGGGAATTATTCGAAGAATTAGGAAGGTATAATGAAGCATATACGATCTACGAAGACAATGACCTAATTAATAAGTTATATGCACGTAATGAATTTGTTGTTATCCAGAAATGGCTTATTACATCCGCCAGAAAATATCATACCAATGGGGTATGGAAACTACAGTATCACTTTTGGGCTATTTATGTCAAAAAATGGTTAGGAGCCTCTCCTGAAGCTCTGTATCAATACTACAAAAAACACATTACTGGTTAG
- a CDS encoding POTRA domain-containing protein: MKYFWFLLIVVISFSGFSQENKVSSFEIQGNKKTKTAAIARLCEIQQGAPLDSIVLEEDIKRLKQLPSISHAYYTVEKGGKVTYGIEENFTTIPTANIYTTNDDEFAFRIGLYDFNVLGRNIIFGGFYQNDIYNSFGVNLRMPFLFSRKAGLAINYQNLTTQEPVYLDTGTADYKYNNTSHELLGLYRFNFQNRIAVGVNYFKEEYDYKRGATSDQVPLTYSIDKILFKSIYEYNNLDYYYQYVAGFKSILNLQYVVNLKKEVIPDFIIGWNDFLYYSRVKEKGNLAFRLRVGLSTNDTSPFAPFAVDNNINIRGVGNTIDRGTGAIVLNSEYRHTLYEKDWFVLQSNIFVDGGTWRNPGGTFDDFVEKDNIRIYPGLGLRFIHKRIFNAIFRIDYGYGVTEGATHGLVFGIGQYF, translated from the coding sequence ATGAAATACTTTTGGTTTTTACTTATAGTAGTGATTTCTTTTTCTGGATTTAGTCAAGAAAATAAAGTCTCTTCTTTCGAGATTCAAGGAAATAAAAAAACGAAAACAGCGGCTATAGCCAGACTGTGCGAAATACAACAAGGAGCACCACTGGATTCTATTGTTTTAGAGGAAGATATTAAACGATTAAAGCAGTTGCCATCCATATCTCATGCATATTATACAGTAGAAAAAGGAGGAAAGGTGACGTATGGAATTGAAGAAAATTTTACGACCATTCCTACAGCTAATATTTATACCACAAATGATGATGAGTTTGCATTTCGTATCGGGTTATATGATTTTAATGTATTAGGTCGTAATATTATTTTTGGAGGGTTTTATCAAAATGATATTTATAATTCATTTGGAGTCAATCTCAGAATGCCATTTTTATTTAGTAGAAAAGCAGGATTAGCAATTAATTATCAAAATCTGACAACTCAGGAACCTGTATATCTAGATACGGGTACTGCCGATTATAAATACAATAATACTTCACATGAACTATTGGGGTTATATCGGTTTAATTTTCAAAACAGAATTGCAGTTGGGGTTAATTATTTCAAGGAGGAGTATGACTATAAAAGAGGAGCGACAAGTGATCAGGTTCCATTGACATATAGTATAGATAAAATTTTGTTTAAATCAATTTATGAATATAATAATCTGGACTATTATTATCAGTATGTTGCTGGTTTTAAGAGTATTCTTAACCTGCAATATGTAGTGAATTTAAAAAAAGAGGTAATTCCTGATTTTATTATCGGATGGAATGACTTTCTTTATTATAGCAGGGTTAAGGAAAAAGGAAATCTGGCATTTAGACTTCGGGTAGGGTTATCCACAAATGATACATCCCCTTTTGCCCCTTTTGCGGTAGATAACAATATTAATATTCGAGGAGTAGGGAATACTATAGATAGAGGAACAGGTGCTATTGTTCTGAATTCAGAGTACAGACATACACTATATGAGAAGGATTGGTTTGTATTACAGAGTAATATTTTTGTCGATGGAGGAACCTGGCGTAATCCAGGAGGGACATTTGATGATTTTGTAGAGAAAGATAATATAAGGATATATCCCGGACTTGGGTTACGATTTATCCATAAACGTATTTTTAATGCTATTTTTAGAATTGATTATGGATATGGGGTAACAGAAGGGGCTACACATGGATTGGTATTTGGGATTGGACAATACTTCTAA
- a CDS encoding glycoside hydrolase: MKYMSLLLICALFFNCTGQQSFKINGVSFVASSTPISEAEVTPVVAVNANWAAVMPFGFLKSLEAPVIQYNVDRQWWGEKVEGARETIRLLKKQHIKVMLKPQIWVWHGEFTGNISMATEKDWQALEESYAAFILCYAKLAEEMEVPVFCIGTELHSFVQQRPQYWEQLIEDIKTIYTGKLTYAENWDQYQKVPFWNQIDFIGIDAYFPLSASETPTVEELRKGWKKYKKEMKTLYDQSGKPVLFTEYGYRSINYTAKQPWDSSSVEGAVNLIAQQNALQVIYEEFWNEPWFLGGFLWKWYHNHTAVGGMDNNRFTIQNKPAEKTIKELYKINQ, translated from the coding sequence ATGAAATATATGTCTTTATTGTTGATCTGTGCTTTGTTTTTCAATTGTACAGGTCAACAGTCTTTTAAAATAAATGGAGTTAGTTTTGTTGCTTCCAGTACTCCGATTTCTGAAGCAGAAGTAACCCCTGTAGTAGCTGTAAATGCCAATTGGGCAGCGGTAATGCCGTTTGGGTTTTTAAAATCGTTGGAAGCACCTGTAATACAGTACAATGTTGATCGACAGTGGTGGGGAGAGAAAGTAGAAGGGGCAAGAGAGACAATTCGCTTGTTGAAGAAGCAACATATAAAAGTAATGTTAAAACCTCAGATATGGGTGTGGCATGGAGAGTTTACAGGAAATATTTCTATGGCAACAGAGAAAGACTGGCAAGCGCTGGAGGAGTCCTATGCAGCTTTTATTCTATGTTATGCAAAATTAGCAGAAGAGATGGAGGTTCCGGTATTTTGTATAGGAACAGAATTGCATTCTTTTGTACAGCAAAGACCCCAGTATTGGGAACAACTTATAGAAGATATAAAAACAATATATACAGGTAAGTTGACATATGCAGAGAACTGGGATCAATATCAAAAAGTTCCTTTTTGGAATCAGATAGACTTTATAGGAATTGATGCTTACTTTCCTCTGTCCGCATCTGAAACTCCAACGGTTGAAGAATTACGGAAAGGATGGAAGAAGTATAAAAAAGAAATGAAAACACTCTATGACCAAAGCGGTAAACCAGTTCTTTTTACCGAATATGGATATAGAAGTATTAACTACACTGCAAAGCAACCATGGGATTCAAGTAGCGTAGAAGGAGCAGTAAATCTTATTGCTCAGCAAAATGCATTACAGGTGATTTATGAAGAGTTCTGGAATGAACCCTGGTTTTTAGGTGGTTTTTTATGGAAATGGTATCATAATCATACTGCCGTAGGAGGGATGGATAATAATCGTTTTACGATTCAAAACAAACCCGCAGAAAAGACAATAAAAGAACTGTATAAAATAAACCAATAA
- a CDS encoding DUF547 domain-containing protein, with the protein MKKIVFTILIMCMHFGFSQENQAFFSKADAFFKTYVSNGRVNYKAIKENPASLDELISLAANSKVSTSNAKEYQAFYINAYNVAVIKGIVTKYPVKSPLDIKGFFDKNTYTLGGKKITLNDVENVLLRKNFPKEARFHFVLVCAGLGCPPIISEAYTPDLLEKQLQRQAVKALNNPSFIKVKGNKVQLSQIFEWYKEDFTHEGNEITYINKFRKEPLPVKAKVSYYPYNWSLNKVK; encoded by the coding sequence ATGAAAAAAATAGTCTTTACTATACTTATTATGTGTATGCATTTTGGTTTTTCACAGGAGAATCAAGCGTTTTTTTCTAAAGCAGATGCATTTTTTAAAACTTATGTTTCTAATGGACGAGTTAATTATAAAGCTATTAAAGAAAACCCTGCCAGTTTGGATGAGCTGATTTCTTTGGCAGCAAATAGTAAAGTAAGTACTTCTAATGCCAAGGAGTATCAAGCTTTCTATATCAACGCTTATAATGTAGCTGTGATTAAAGGAATAGTGACGAAATATCCGGTAAAATCGCCGTTGGACATAAAAGGTTTTTTTGATAAAAATACCTATACATTAGGAGGAAAGAAAATTACTCTAAATGATGTAGAGAATGTATTACTTCGAAAGAATTTCCCAAAAGAAGCTCGTTTTCATTTTGTACTGGTATGTGCAGGTTTAGGATGTCCTCCTATTATATCAGAAGCTTATACCCCTGATCTCTTAGAGAAGCAGTTACAAAGACAAGCGGTAAAGGCATTAAATAACCCCTCTTTTATCAAGGTAAAAGGGAATAAAGTGCAGTTGTCTCAGATTTTTGAGTGGTACAAGGAAGACTTTACTCATGAAGGAAACGAGATCACTTATATCAATAAGTTCAGAAAAGAACCATTACCAGTAAAAGCAAAAGTTTCATATTATCCTTATAACTGGTCGTTGAACAAAGTAAAATAA
- a CDS encoding NAD(P)/FAD-dependent oxidoreductase, producing the protein MKHVVIIGNGISGVTAARHIRKKSDKKITIISAETKYFFSRTALMYIYMGHMKFEHTQPYEDWFWKKNRIELKNGFVQRVLPDQKEIEFKNGERLSYDTLIIATGSKPNKFGWPGQDLDGVMGMYHKQDLEKIEHYAPNNQVCKRAVIVGGGLIGIELAEMLRSRNIPVTFLVRESSFWNGVLPKGESEMINRHIIDHHIDLRLSSNLKEIIADEHGKAKAVVIQETGEVIDCDMVGLTAGVSPNIDFLKDSGIELGRGVKVNRYLETNIPDVYAIGDCAEQHEAIGNRRPIEAVWYTGRMMGETVAQTICGNKIQYKPGHWFNSAKFLDIEYQTYGWVFAKPKEYEQQFHWKHTDNTKCITMSYHKETNEFLGINTFGIRMRHEVFDRWLTEKRSADYVLSHLKEANFDPEFFSSFEDEIFASYKNQLRVV; encoded by the coding sequence ATGAAACATGTAGTAATTATTGGCAATGGGATTTCTGGTGTAACTGCCGCTAGGCATATCCGAAAAAAATCAGATAAGAAAATCACTATCATCTCTGCTGAAACAAAATATTTCTTTTCTCGAACAGCACTTATGTATATATACATGGGGCATATGAAGTTTGAGCATACACAACCTTATGAAGATTGGTTCTGGAAGAAGAATCGAATAGAACTAAAAAATGGTTTCGTGCAGCGAGTACTTCCGGATCAAAAAGAAATTGAATTTAAAAATGGAGAACGTCTGTCATATGATACACTGATCATCGCTACCGGATCCAAACCTAATAAATTTGGCTGGCCCGGACAGGATTTAGACGGTGTGATGGGTATGTATCACAAACAAGACCTGGAAAAAATTGAACATTACGCTCCTAATAATCAAGTATGCAAAAGAGCCGTGATCGTAGGAGGCGGACTCATTGGGATAGAACTAGCAGAAATGCTACGATCCAGAAATATTCCCGTGACATTTTTAGTTCGTGAATCAAGTTTCTGGAATGGCGTACTTCCTAAAGGAGAAAGCGAAATGATCAATCGTCATATTATCGATCATCATATCGACCTGAGGCTTTCTTCTAACCTCAAAGAAATAATTGCTGATGAGCACGGAAAAGCAAAAGCAGTAGTTATACAAGAAACAGGAGAAGTGATTGACTGTGATATGGTCGGTCTTACTGCCGGTGTATCTCCTAATATCGATTTCCTCAAAGATTCTGGAATTGAATTAGGAAGAGGAGTTAAGGTCAATAGATATTTAGAAACAAACATCCCGGATGTGTATGCCATCGGAGACTGTGCTGAACAACATGAAGCCATTGGCAATAGACGCCCTATAGAAGCTGTATGGTATACCGGAAGAATGATGGGGGAAACTGTAGCACAAACTATTTGCGGTAATAAAATCCAATACAAACCTGGACACTGGTTTAACAGTGCTAAATTTCTGGATATCGAATACCAAACATACGGATGGGTTTTCGCCAAACCAAAAGAATACGAACAACAATTTCACTGGAAACATACAGACAACACCAAATGTATTACAATGTCTTATCACAAAGAGACTAATGAATTCCTTGGAATCAACACATTTGGAATTCGCATGAGACATGAAGTCTTTGATCGCTGGTTAACCGAAAAAAGGTCTGCAGACTATGTATTGTCACACCTAAAAGAAGCAAATTTTGACCCTGAATTCTTTTCTTCTTTTGAAGATGAAATCTTTGCTTCCTATAAAAATCAATTACGAGTTGTTTAA
- a CDS encoding 4Fe-4S dicluster domain-containing protein, producing the protein MSNKLEHSMSLASPDAKGVSTKQKIALSIGFIGLFILILALANTNFPNQGIFLTLSLVLITLGTIIYANDAYLTKPEGIKNDGVWFKSISSRGVIGWLTGVALTTFYIVLYFYPHFLGQGTDGAPNSGLIGLFDPLSKLLSGNPASQWFVYGTLYTVSILAFGYKFILKYRHNRYQQLRTVSVMFFQLGFAFLIPEFMARLNSDTFKLPYYDLKNVWPLNYYNFEQYRIDEFINAGTIGLSLLIFGVVSIFIITPILTYKFGKRWYCSWVCGCGGLAETTGDAFRQLSSKKLSAWKLERWLIHTVLVFVVIMTTAVVSTYLGYDDTKYWFTKTVFLLSVAAILTIVFALVMIFKRNELGKDARYGAIGYFVVLAALFGIHFFNSDTTIFFIKSETLRATYGLFIGSIFSGVIGTGFYPILGNRSWCRFGCPMAAILGFQQRLFSKFRITTNGGQCISCGNCSTYCEMGIDVRSYAQKGENIVRSSCVGCGVCSAVCPRGVLKLENDSLNGRINSNEILLGNDIDLMNYVNNK; encoded by the coding sequence ATGAGTAATAAACTAGAACATAGTATGTCCTTGGCTTCTCCTGATGCCAAAGGCGTTTCTACCAAACAAAAAATCGCCTTGAGCATTGGCTTTATCGGATTATTTATTCTGATACTAGCACTAGCAAACACCAATTTTCCGAACCAGGGGATTTTCTTAACACTATCACTGGTTCTAATAACCCTGGGAACAATCATATACGCTAATGATGCCTATCTAACCAAACCAGAAGGAATAAAAAATGACGGAGTCTGGTTTAAATCAATCTCTTCCAGAGGTGTTATCGGTTGGCTTACAGGGGTCGCATTAACTACCTTTTATATTGTACTTTATTTTTACCCTCACTTCCTAGGACAAGGAACGGATGGAGCTCCAAATAGTGGTTTAATCGGATTATTCGATCCTTTGAGTAAACTATTAAGTGGTAACCCAGCCAGCCAGTGGTTTGTATATGGTACATTATATACTGTATCAATTCTCGCTTTTGGGTATAAGTTTATTTTAAAATACAGACATAACAGGTATCAACAATTACGAACTGTTTCTGTAATGTTTTTTCAATTAGGGTTTGCTTTCTTGATTCCAGAATTTATGGCACGTTTAAATTCAGACACTTTTAAGCTGCCTTATTACGACCTAAAGAATGTATGGCCTTTGAATTATTATAACTTCGAACAGTATCGAATTGATGAATTTATCAATGCAGGAACAATCGGGCTTTCGCTTTTGATTTTTGGTGTTGTTTCAATTTTTATTATTACACCAATACTAACCTATAAATTCGGAAAAAGATGGTATTGCTCCTGGGTTTGTGGATGTGGAGGTCTCGCAGAAACAACCGGAGATGCTTTTAGACAACTATCCAGCAAAAAATTAAGCGCCTGGAAATTAGAACGCTGGTTAATCCATACTGTTTTAGTCTTTGTTGTTATCATGACCACTGCCGTGGTAAGTACCTATCTGGGCTACGATGATACCAAATATTGGTTTACCAAGACGGTATTCCTGCTAAGTGTTGCTGCTATTTTGACAATTGTTTTCGCTTTAGTAATGATTTTCAAAAGAAATGAACTAGGCAAAGATGCCCGATACGGAGCGATTGGATATTTTGTGGTTCTGGCTGCTTTATTCGGTATTCACTTTTTTAATAGCGACACTACCATTTTCTTTATAAAATCCGAAACCCTACGCGCTACTTACGGGCTGTTTATCGGATCTATTTTTTCAGGAGTAATCGGAACAGGGTTCTACCCTATTCTGGGGAATCGATCCTGGTGCAGATTCGGATGTCCTATGGCTGCAATTCTAGGGTTTCAGCAACGATTATTTTCCAAATTCAGGATTACCACCAATGGAGGACAATGTATTTCATGTGGAAATTGCTCCACCTATTGTGAAATGGGAATTGATGTGCGCTCTTATGCACAAAAAGGAGAAAACATTGTTCGATCCAGTTGTGTAGGATGCGGCGTTTGTTCTGCAGTTTGCCCACGAGGAGTATTAAAACTGGAAAACGATTCCCTAAACGGAAGAATCAATTCTAATGAAATTCTATTAGGAAATGATATCGATCTAATGAATTACGTAAATAACAAATAA
- a CDS encoding toxin-antitoxin system YwqK family antitoxin yields MILRIIIACLLSFTPLEKNLTVKKQYIKEYYESGMLKAEGWIMGATKTKYWIYYYPNGQIKKKGDYKNDKKNGYWYFYTKDRQLVKEGHFIDNKAEKWWIIYDIADNNSTIRITKKYQYQNNKKNGFCLIFKNDELFKAEKYINDQKMGEWTDVYSFRKDNPNAFL; encoded by the coding sequence ATGATTTTAAGAATAATAATAGCTTGCTTACTTTCTTTTACCCCATTAGAAAAAAACCTGACGGTAAAAAAACAGTATATCAAAGAATATTATGAATCCGGGATGCTAAAAGCAGAAGGATGGATTATGGGGGCTACAAAAACAAAATACTGGATCTATTATTACCCCAATGGACAGATCAAAAAAAAGGGAGATTATAAAAACGACAAAAAGAATGGATATTGGTATTTTTATACAAAAGATCGCCAACTAGTCAAAGAAGGGCATTTTATCGATAACAAAGCCGAAAAGTGGTGGATTATTTACGATATTGCCGACAATAACAGTACTATTAGGATCACAAAAAAATACCAGTATCAAAACAATAAAAAAAATGGGTTTTGTCTGATTTTCAAAAATGATGAATTGTTTAAAGCAGAAAAATACATCAATGATCAAAAAATGGGAGAATGGACAGATGTGTATTCTTTCAGAAAGGACAATCCCAATGCTTTTCTATAA
- a CDS encoding glycosyltransferase family 2 protein produces MNPTIKVIIPAYNEEESIAHVIQEIPEVVSEVIVVSNRSTDQTEKVAKQAGATVLREEQMGYGYACLKGMDYIAASKEKTDIIVFLDGDYSDYPAELTTIVAPIIHDDIDMVIGARDKKLREAGSMTFPQIFGNWLATRLMKLFFNARFTDLGPFRAIKYDKLLSLEMEDKTYGWTVEMQLKVLRKKYTYTEVSVPYKKRIGVSKVSGTIKGAIFAGVKILSWIFKYSFS; encoded by the coding sequence ATGAATCCAACTATAAAAGTTATCATTCCCGCTTATAACGAGGAGGAATCTATTGCGCATGTAATTCAGGAAATTCCTGAAGTGGTTTCTGAAGTTATTGTGGTAAGCAATCGCTCTACCGACCAAACAGAAAAAGTAGCTAAACAAGCTGGAGCAACTGTATTGAGAGAAGAACAGATGGGTTATGGCTATGCCTGTCTAAAAGGAATGGATTATATCGCCGCTTCAAAAGAAAAAACAGATATCATTGTCTTTCTAGATGGGGATTACAGTGATTATCCGGCTGAGCTAACGACTATTGTAGCTCCTATAATTCATGACGACATTGATATGGTTATCGGAGCCCGGGATAAGAAATTACGAGAGGCAGGTTCTATGACATTCCCTCAGATATTCGGAAACTGGCTTGCTACTAGACTTATGAAATTATTCTTCAATGCGCGTTTCACTGATCTTGGTCCTTTTAGAGCAATTAAGTATGACAAACTTCTCTCCTTAGAAATGGAGGATAAAACCTATGGATGGACTGTAGAAATGCAGTTAAAAGTGTTAAGAAAAAAATACACCTATACCGAAGTATCAGTACCTTACAAAAAGAGAATTGGTGTCTCAAAAGTTTCAGGAACCATAAAAGGTGCTATCTTTGCAGGCGTTAAGATTTTAAGTTGGATTTTTAAATACAGTTTTTCGTAA
- a CDS encoding cellulose synthase family protein: MDIAIIIIYTIALLIIFLYSLAQLNLLFNYLKARKQKDNAPVFDFTREEEIPLVTIQLPVYNELYVMSRLLDNIALLEYPKDKLEIQVLDDSTDESVTTTAKHIEKLQRQGLDIKHIRREDRSGFKAGALKEGLKIAKGEFIAIFDADFLPEKNWLQKTIPYFKDENIGVVQTRWGHINRDYSILTKIQAFALDFHFTMEQVGRNHKDHFINFNGTAGAWRKTCIEDAGNWQGDTLTEDLDLSYRAQLKKWKFKYLEEVETPAELPVVISAARSQQFRWNKGAAENFQKLYWKLLKDKTVPFKTKFHSFFHLLNSSMFLLVLLVAILSVPVLYIKNNNPMFAWYFNVIASFALSTVIFFFCYWYTFKKIHGSGFWNFIEYVKMFFTFFSIAMGFSVHNSKAVLEGHFGKKSEFVRTPKFNINSLKDSWKGNKYINKNISANTILEALLTGYFGFALYSAFKLQDFGLFLFHIMLFLGFGFVFFKSVTSKL, from the coding sequence ATGGATATTGCCATTATTATTATTTACACAATTGCGTTACTCATCATATTCTTATACAGTTTAGCGCAATTAAATCTATTGTTCAATTATCTCAAAGCGAGAAAGCAAAAAGATAATGCCCCTGTATTTGACTTTACCAGAGAAGAGGAAATCCCTCTGGTAACGATTCAGCTTCCTGTCTACAATGAACTCTATGTAATGTCTCGCTTACTGGACAATATTGCCTTATTGGAATACCCAAAAGATAAGCTGGAAATACAAGTTCTTGATGACTCTACAGATGAATCTGTCACTACGACAGCTAAGCATATCGAAAAACTACAGCGACAAGGGCTGGATATTAAACATATCCGAAGAGAAGATCGATCTGGCTTTAAAGCAGGTGCTCTAAAAGAGGGGCTAAAAATAGCTAAAGGAGAGTTTATCGCTATTTTTGATGCTGACTTCCTTCCGGAAAAAAATTGGTTACAGAAAACAATTCCTTATTTCAAGGATGAGAATATTGGTGTTGTACAAACCCGATGGGGACATATCAACCGTGACTATTCCATTCTTACCAAGATTCAGGCTTTTGCACTGGATTTTCACTTTACAATGGAACAAGTAGGGCGTAATCACAAAGATCATTTTATTAATTTTAATGGTACCGCGGGAGCCTGGAGAAAAACATGTATTGAAGATGCCGGAAACTGGCAAGGAGACACCCTGACAGAAGACCTGGATCTCAGCTATAGAGCGCAATTAAAGAAATGGAAGTTCAAGTATCTGGAAGAAGTAGAAACTCCTGCAGAATTGCCGGTAGTTATCAGTGCTGCCAGATCACAACAATTTAGATGGAATAAAGGAGCTGCTGAGAATTTTCAAAAATTATACTGGAAACTTCTTAAAGACAAAACAGTTCCGTTTAAAACAAAATTTCATAGTTTTTTTCACTTGCTGAACAGCAGTATGTTTCTATTAGTCTTATTAGTAGCTATACTCAGCGTTCCTGTATTATACATTAAGAACAATAACCCTATGTTTGCCTGGTATTTTAATGTGATTGCATCTTTTGCGCTAAGCACTGTTATTTTCTTTTTCTGTTATTGGTACACGTTTAAAAAAATACACGGAAGTGGTTTTTGGAATTTTATAGAATATGTCAAAATGTTCTTCACATTTTTCTCCATTGCAATGGGATTCTCTGTTCATAATTCCAAAGCTGTTTTGGAAGGACATTTTGGAAAAAAGAGTGAATTCGTTCGCACCCCAAAGTTTAATATCAATTCTTTAAAAGATTCCTGGAAAGGGAATAAATATATCAACAAAAACATATCTGCCAATACCATATTGGAAGCTTTACTAACCGGATATTTTGGTTT